Within the Mucilaginibacter sp. CSA2-8R genome, the region TCCAATTCACCACATGCTGCGATATAAGGTCGCCGTTAGGTATAATTATTTCCGCGCCGTTTCCGGCGGCAATTTTACTCGAGCGCATACCAATCTCTTTAATGGTCCCGCTTCGGCTGGCCACTTCAATTACATCACCCACCTGTACCGGCTTTTCAAATGCCAGAATTAAACCCGACACCAGGTTGTTTACAATGTTTTGCAAACCGAAACCCACGCCCACACCTAAAGCACTAATGATGATGGTAATTTTATCTAACGGAAAACCAGAAGCGCCTACTGCCAGTAAAAAACCTATACTTATAACGCCTATGCGGATAAGTAGTAGAGATGTACGGGCTTTTTTCTGAGTTCCGTCGGCTGTTTTGTGCTGGTGTACAAATTCATAAAAGTAGGTTATTATACGTGCCAGGGTAGTAGATAACCAAACCACACCTACAAAGATAATTATGCTGCCAAAGGTAAATAACGTGCCGCCCAGTTTTCGCGACTGATTTAAAAAGCTTCCAATAAGGGCAAAAACACCATCCTCTACGCTTAAATTTTGCAATAATGTAACCGCCCACATTAAAACGGAAATCACAAATAATATGCTTCGTAGCTTACCCTGCAATAGTTTAAAATCCAGGTAAGAACTAATGCTGTCTTTATCAGTTTTGTTAGCTTCTAACTGCAAAAACATACTTTGAATAATGATTTGCACAAAGTAATACAGGCATAAAGCCAGCCAAAAGTTGTAAACTGCAGTTACACCAATAATTTTAGCCAGGCTAAAGCGCCCGGCAATGTTAAGCAACACCGATGCCGCCTGTAAAATAATCAGTAACGTTAAAGCTAATTTGCTGTACGGAATATCTAATTGATAGGAAGCTGCGTTACGTTTTAGCACCAGCCAGCATTGCCAAATAATTGTCGAAGCAACAATCAATACTGCTACGCGGTCTACGTTAGATACTTCGACAAACAGGTTACTGATACTGTATATCAACGTTAAACCGAACAGTTTACCCAACAAATTAAAATGTTCTTTAGGGCAGGTTTTAAAGGTAATAAATACCACACAGCCCATCGACACTAAAGAAACGATCTCTAAAAATGCCATTGGCGGCTGATTGTAGAGATACGGGATGATGAGCGAAGTTAATAACAAGCTTACCGTAACGGGATAGATGGCCACGTACTTTGTTTGTGCAAAAACATTTTTAGGGTCTGATTTGGTTTTAATAATCTTACGCCGGTTATAAGTAAGCCATGATAAGTAACTGAAAAAGATTATGAAGCCTAATAAGTGCATTAACGTTTCGTCATTCAGTAGCCTGAATAACCGCAGATTCATGTTCACCGTCCTATCCCACGATGACAAAAACGTTGTGCCTACCGCAGGTTTCATATTCCAGATGTAACCGTACTCGCAGTTAAGCGCATTTAACCCAAAAGCTCTTATTTTTGAGTTAATCAGGTCTTTTTCTTCCAAAATATTAATATAAACCGAGGTTACCCGATTTTGCATTAAGCCAATACGCAACAGCGCTTTTTTGTTAACGCTATCCAGCTTGTGCGCCTTGGTTTCGATGCCCGAACGTTGCTTTAAAAAAGTAGACCTGAGCGTACTGTCAGCCGGGAACACCCGGAACATCGAGTCGCGGTTTACGTACGTTATTTGCTCGTTAATATCCGCCAGTTTTTCGTTAATGGCCTTTAGCTCTTCTTGCCAGATGTTTAGCTGGTCTTGCCGTTTATTTAAAATATCGCGGATAGCGTATAGATACCTTAACGTACCCGACCGGTCGCGCATAATTAGATTGCGAATGGTTACTGTTGATTTTTCGAGACGTGGCAATTTCTGACTTATATCGACTGTATCCAGCCGTTTAGACAGATGATTATTTATCTGATTGAAAGACAGCGTATAATACTCAATTCGTTGAAGTAAATTGTTTGTAGATGTATCTGAGGTTTTGTAATACCTCATCATCGAATCGCGTCTTAAAATATCTGATCGCAGCGAATCGCTGATGGAACGCGTAGCAGCCTTTTTGTTTTGCGCCAAGCCGGCAAACGGCAGCATTAAAGCAAAAACTGCAATGTATTTAATAAAACACGATTCGAACCAGCTAAGCATTTTTGAGTAACGGAAAATACCTTTCTAAATTACAATATCCAAACACTTAAACGTGGTAGTTTTAAAGAAGTTACTATTTTTCGGTGAGATGCTCAACCGCAAGCCGATAAGAATTTAAGCCAAAGCCCGCAATTACGCCAACGCAATTAGCCGCCAGCATTGATTTATGACGGAAAGTTTCGCGCTTGTAGACGTTTGAGATATGCACTTCAACTACAGGCGTATTGATACCTGCAATAGCATCTGCAATGGCAATAGATGTATGGGTATATGCACCGGCATTTATGATAATCCCATCATAATCAAAGCCAACTTCGTGCAGTTTATCAATCAATTCGCCTTCTTTATTGCTTTGAAAATAAGATAACTCATGTTCCGGGTAGCGTTGCTGCAGTGTAGCAAAATAGCTTTCGAAACTGCTATCGCCGTAAATTGACTTTTCTCTTATGCCAAGCAAATTTAGATTTGGTCCGTTGATAATCTGTATTTTCATTACCTTTCAAACTTAGTTATAAAAATATAAATACAGAAACAAGTGAACTGGCAGTTGGCGATAAAGGGGTTTCAGGATTATTTAAAGTTAGAAAGGTCTTTATCAGCTAACTCGATAGAGTCGTACAGCAGGGATATAGATAAGCTTAAGCAGTTTGCTGAAACACAGGCCACTGTTATTCGTCCGGAGTTGATTACCTTACAGCACCTGAGAGATTTTTTGCAATGGATAAATGAATTAGGGATGATACCGAGCAGCCAGGCCCGGATACTTTCGGGAATCAAAGCATTTTATAAATTTATGCTTATGGAAGACCTCATAACGGCAGATCCGACTGCTTTGTTAGAGTCGCCCAGAATTCAGCGTAAACTGCCCGACACGTTAAGTTACGACGAAATTAATAATCTGATTGCTGCCATTGATTTATCTAAGCCTGACGGACCGCGAAACAAAGCTATTTTAGAAATGCTGTACAGCTGCGGCTTGCGGGTAACTGAATTAACAGAACTTAAAATATCTAATTTATACCTCGATATTGAATTTATTAAGGTAACCGGTAAAGGTAACAAAGAGCGGCTGGTTCCAATTAGCCAAACTGCTATAACCGCGTTGCAGCAATGGCTGCAATACAGCAGGGTACATGTACCTGTAAAGAAAGGCGAGGAGGACATCGTATTTTTAAACCGCAGAGGCACACGCCTTACCCGCGTTTTTATTTTTATGCTGATTAAGCAACTCGCTGGAGCTATTGGGTTAAAAAAAACAATTAGCCCTCACACTTTCAGGCATTCATTTGCTACTCACCTCATCGAGGGTGGAGCCGACCTGCGCGCTGTGCAGGATATGTTGGGCCATGAGAGCATTACTACAACCGAAATTTACACCCACTTGGATAGGGATTATCTCAAAAGTACCATCATTCAATATCATCCCCGCAGTTAATACATCATGCCCCCGGCCATTCCGCGCGGATCATCCGGTCTTTACCCATTAAGTCCTGGCGCAGCTCGGCGTTAATAAAGCCTTTTTGTTTCATCACATCCATAGTGGCACTACCGTAACTTTCGTTAATTTCAAAAAACAGAAAGCCACCTTTTACAAGATGCGTTGCAGCAAAATCAGTTATCGCTGTGTAAAACAACAGCGGGTTAGTATCAGGTACGAAAAGCGCGGTATGTGGCTCAAAATCCGTCACATTTTTGTGCATCTGTAGTTTGTCGGTTTCAGTGATGTAAGGCGGATTACTAATCACAACCTGATAGCATTGTTTAGCTATTTCTTCAGCTTGCATATTTAAAACATCAGCCTCCACAAACGTCACGTCGACGCCATTGGTTTGAGCGTTGTCTTGAGCAACAGTTAATGCATCGCTTGATATATCAATTGCAAACACCTTACTATTTGGTAATTGGTATTTAACAGTGATAGGTATACAGCCGCTACCAGTGCCGACATCTAATACCGTCGGCTGGCCGACATCAGACAACGTATCCAGCACCCACTGTACCAATTCCTCTGTTTCGGGGCGGGGGATCAGCGTGGCCGGTGTTACCTTAAAATTCAGGCCATAAAAGTGGGCATGTCCCAGCACGTACTGTATCGGTTTGCCCGTCACTAATTCCTCCAGTATCTTATGTAGCTGTAACTGATGTTCCGGACTAATCGTATCATCAGTAAACGCTTTCAGTTTAGCTTTCGAATATCCGGTTAAATCCGATAATACCACGCTTGCCATCGCATCTGCTTCTTGTGAATGATAAAGTAGCGCGAGCTGGGCTTTAAATTGATCGTAGGCATCTTTAACGGTTTCCATGCAACAAAGAAACATAAAAGCTACTTTTGCGCGATGGCAGATCACCAAATTTATATGCAACGCTGTATTGAGCTGGCTCGTTTAGGTGCCGGCAAAGTAAGTCCGAACCCGATGGTGGGTGCTGTTATAATATTTCAGGACAAGCTTATCGGCGAGGGTTACCATCAGCAATATGGTAAAGCACATGCGGAGGTTAATGCAATCAATGATGTTCTGGAAAAATTTGGCACCAAGGCCGCGGACTTATTGAAACAATCTGCCATTTATGTTTCTTTAGAACCCTGCGCCCATTACGGCAAAACACCACCCTGTGCCGACTTAATCATCAAGCATCAAATCCCTGAGGTTTTTGTGGGATGTCGTGACCCTTTTAATCAGGTGAATGGCAAAGGCATTGAAAAATTGCAGCAAGCGGGCATCAAAGTGAGCGTTGGTATATTGGAGGAGGCATGTTTAAACTTAAACAAGCGCTTTTTTACGCGGGTACAAAAACAGCGGCCCTACATCATTTTAAAATGGGCTCAAACGGCTAACGCTTATTTTGCCCCGGCAGACGGTTCGCAATACTGGATTACCGGGCCGGAAGCTAAAACGTTGGTACACCAATGGCGTACCGAAGAGGACGCCATTCTGGTAGGCAAAAACACAGCCCTTGTAGATAACCCACAGTTAAATGCGCGTCTATGGCCGGGTAAATCGCCTAAACGCATTGTTATTGACCGTAACCTGGAGCTGCCCGTGCATCTTCATTTATTCGATAAATCTGTAGAGACATTAATTTTCAACGCGTTTAAAACCGATATACAGGACAACATCAAGTATATTGCCTTAGAAGATTTTGACCGCTTTGTTCCTCAGTATATTATGTTCCAGCTTTATCTGCAAGACATCCAGTCGGTAATCATTGAAGGTGGTGCACATACGTTGAACAGTTTTATTGAAGCCAATTTATGGGATGAAGCGCGTATATTTACCGGTCAGAGTTTAATGCCTGATGGCATCAAGGCCCCCACATGCTCCGGAACACCATCAAAGCCTGTAGCGATAGGGAATGACACTTTGCAGATTATTTACAACCAATAGCTATTCATGCTTTATATTTTTTTTAGTGTTTGCTGCAGCGTCCTGGTTTCTGTTTTGCTTAAGATGGCAAGGCGTTACCAGATTAACGTTGTACAAGCCATCACCTGGAATTATTCTATTGCTGCATTTTTAACCTGGATATTTTTAAAACCACAGCCATCCAGCATCACTAATGCACCATTCAACATCTATTTGCTATTAGGCGTACTGCTGCCAGCTATATTTTACGTAATGGCAGCGGCTGTCCGCAACGCGGGCATTGTACGTACAGATGTGGCGCAACGGCTTTCGTTACTAATTTCGCTAAGTGCCGCTTTTTTGCTTTTTGGCGACCATCTAAGTTTGTTGAAGGGAATAGGTATTGCCACAGGTTTTGCTGCTATTTTTTGCTTGATACCCTGGCAAAAAAAACACGTGGTTGCGCAAAGCAATAAAAGCACCTGGATTTATTTGTTAGGTGTATTTTTGGGTATAGGCGTAATCGATATTTTGTTTAAACAGATGGCTTTAAATAAAACTGCGCCTTATACAGCTTCACTTTTTGTGGTTTACGTTTTAGCCTTTGCAGTGTCGATTATCGGCACTATTTACCAGGTTAAATTTAAAAAGAGAAGGTTTTTATTTCGCAATATTTTTTTTGGGTGGATACTTGGCTTATTCAATTTTGGCAATATTCTGTTTTATTTAAAAGCGCATCGTGCGTTAGAGCACGACCCGTCAACGGTATTTACCGCCATGAACATTGGCGTTATCACTACCGGAACGTTAGTAGGTTTACTTGTTTTTAAAGAAAAACTCGGCATTTTACATAAATTGGGTATCGCACTTGCGGTGGCTGCCATCATCATCATTGGTTATTCTGCTTAATCGTTTATGCTATTCGACGATACTTTCCTTACCGTAAAACAACATGCTGAGGCTACTTGTACCGACAAAGGCAGCAAGTTCATTGCTTTTACATTCCCTATTGCTACCGATGCTGATGTTAAGCCGTTGCTGCTTCAACTTAAAGCTTTGCACCCCAAGGCAAATCACCACTGCTGGGCAATGCGCTTAAGTCCCGACAGGTCTGTTTTTAAGGTTAATGATGATGGTGAACCTTCGGGTACAGCCGGGCGACCCATTCTTAATGTTTTGCTATCTAAAAACATCACCAACACTTTAGTAGTAGTAGTTAGATATTTTGGCGGCAGATTATTGGGTGTGCCAGGCTTAATTAGCGCCTACAAAGCGGCTACAGAAGCAGCAATAACCGCCGCTGGTGTTACCGAACAGGTGATTAATGATATTTATGCCATCGAGTTTGATTATCTGATGATGAATGATGTGATGCGTATCATCAAAGAGGAGGGGTTACATATTTTATCGCAAACAGCAGACAACATTTGCAGCATCACCGTTGAGGTCAGAAAATCGAAGGTGAATAAAACAATAGACCGGCTGAATGGTTTAAATAATATTCACGCTAAATTTCTATATAGTAGTTAATTTTTTTTAGAAATAATTGATTCGATTTACTTGGAAATCAAGTAGCTACTATTTAATTTAGTATATACATTATCTAACCTATTAAACATCATGAACACATTGCCAATTGGGATTTATCTCGAAAACGAGAGAAGATTCGAGTTTGATTTTGTAAAACATTTGCTTAAAATCAAGTTTTTCAAAGAAACTCAACCTGCAGGTACTATTGTGTCGCCTTTCCGCCTCATCAAAAATGAAGATGGTTATTATCTATTAATCCACAATTACGACCGCCTTGGCGAACGTAAAATTATGATTGAATCGATTGACCAAAACGAACTGGTGATCAACCACGACAACACTTCTTACAAGCTACAAAAAGTAGCCTGAAAATCTTTG harbors:
- a CDS encoding mechanosensitive ion channel domain-containing protein codes for the protein MLSWFESCFIKYIAVFALMLPFAGLAQNKKAATRSISDSLRSDILRRDSMMRYYKTSDTSTNNLLQRIEYYTLSFNQINNHLSKRLDTVDISQKLPRLEKSTVTIRNLIMRDRSGTLRYLYAIRDILNKRQDQLNIWQEELKAINEKLADINEQITYVNRDSMFRVFPADSTLRSTFLKQRSGIETKAHKLDSVNKKALLRIGLMQNRVTSVYINILEEKDLINSKIRAFGLNALNCEYGYIWNMKPAVGTTFLSSWDRTVNMNLRLFRLLNDETLMHLLGFIIFFSYLSWLTYNRRKIIKTKSDPKNVFAQTKYVAIYPVTVSLLLTSLIIPYLYNQPPMAFLEIVSLVSMGCVVFITFKTCPKEHFNLLGKLFGLTLIYSISNLFVEVSNVDRVAVLIVASTIIWQCWLVLKRNAASYQLDIPYSKLALTLLIILQAASVLLNIAGRFSLAKIIGVTAVYNFWLALCLYYFVQIIIQSMFLQLEANKTDKDSISSYLDFKLLQGKLRSILFVISVLMWAVTLLQNLSVEDGVFALIGSFLNQSRKLGGTLFTFGSIIIFVGVVWLSTTLARIITYFYEFVHQHKTADGTQKKARTSLLLIRIGVISIGFLLAVGASGFPLDKITIIISALGVGVGFGLQNIVNNLVSGLILAFEKPVQVGDVIEVASRSGTIKEIGMRSSKIAAGNGAEIIIPNGDLISQHVVNWTLSDSSRQVELMISVAYGCDIEQVKNLLRNLLANRDDIMVKPAPVVYLDHLSQSSVDFKVQFWAADISMWTQLKSKVLSAIYSTLMAEGIDISQGKQEVIVHLPSNIRINENPSDSNL
- the aroQ gene encoding type II 3-dehydroquinate dehydratase, coding for MKIQIINGPNLNLLGIREKSIYGDSSFESYFATLQQRYPEHELSYFQSNKEGELIDKLHEVGFDYDGIIINAGAYTHTSIAIADAIAGINTPVVEVHISNVYKRETFRHKSMLAANCVGVIAGFGLNSYRLAVEHLTEK
- the xerD gene encoding site-specific tyrosine recombinase XerD gives rise to the protein MNWQLAIKGFQDYLKLERSLSANSIESYSRDIDKLKQFAETQATVIRPELITLQHLRDFLQWINELGMIPSSQARILSGIKAFYKFMLMEDLITADPTALLESPRIQRKLPDTLSYDEINNLIAAIDLSKPDGPRNKAILEMLYSCGLRVTELTELKISNLYLDIEFIKVTGKGNKERLVPISQTAITALQQWLQYSRVHVPVKKGEEDIVFLNRRGTRLTRVFIFMLIKQLAGAIGLKKTISPHTFRHSFATHLIEGGADLRAVQDMLGHESITTTEIYTHLDRDYLKSTIIQYHPRS
- the prmC gene encoding peptide chain release factor N(5)-glutamine methyltransferase; this translates as METVKDAYDQFKAQLALLYHSQEADAMASVVLSDLTGYSKAKLKAFTDDTISPEHQLQLHKILEELVTGKPIQYVLGHAHFYGLNFKVTPATLIPRPETEELVQWVLDTLSDVGQPTVLDVGTGSGCIPITVKYQLPNSKVFAIDISSDALTVAQDNAQTNGVDVTFVEADVLNMQAEEIAKQCYQVVISNPPYITETDKLQMHKNVTDFEPHTALFVPDTNPLLFYTAITDFAATHLVKGGFLFFEINESYGSATMDVMKQKGFINAELRQDLMGKDRMIRAEWPGA
- the ribD gene encoding bifunctional diaminohydroxyphosphoribosylaminopyrimidine deaminase/5-amino-6-(5-phosphoribosylamino)uracil reductase RibD, with translation MADHQIYMQRCIELARLGAGKVSPNPMVGAVIIFQDKLIGEGYHQQYGKAHAEVNAINDVLEKFGTKAADLLKQSAIYVSLEPCAHYGKTPPCADLIIKHQIPEVFVGCRDPFNQVNGKGIEKLQQAGIKVSVGILEEACLNLNKRFFTRVQKQRPYIILKWAQTANAYFAPADGSQYWITGPEAKTLVHQWRTEEDAILVGKNTALVDNPQLNARLWPGKSPKRIVIDRNLELPVHLHLFDKSVETLIFNAFKTDIQDNIKYIALEDFDRFVPQYIMFQLYLQDIQSVIIEGGAHTLNSFIEANLWDEARIFTGQSLMPDGIKAPTCSGTPSKPVAIGNDTLQIIYNQ
- a CDS encoding EamA/RhaT family transporter, translated to MARRYQINVVQAITWNYSIAAFLTWIFLKPQPSSITNAPFNIYLLLGVLLPAIFYVMAAAVRNAGIVRTDVAQRLSLLISLSAAFLLFGDHLSLLKGIGIATGFAAIFCLIPWQKKHVVAQSNKSTWIYLLGVFLGIGVIDILFKQMALNKTAPYTASLFVVYVLAFAVSIIGTIYQVKFKKRRFLFRNIFFGWILGLFNFGNILFYLKAHRALEHDPSTVFTAMNIGVITTGTLVGLLVFKEKLGILHKLGIALAVAAIIIIGYSA
- a CDS encoding YigZ family protein, whose translation is MLFDDTFLTVKQHAEATCTDKGSKFIAFTFPIATDADVKPLLLQLKALHPKANHHCWAMRLSPDRSVFKVNDDGEPSGTAGRPILNVLLSKNITNTLVVVVRYFGGRLLGVPGLISAYKAATEAAITAAGVTEQVINDIYAIEFDYLMMNDVMRIIKEEGLHILSQTADNICSITVEVRKSKVNKTIDRLNGLNNIHAKFLYSS